Within Amycolatopsis sp. FDAARGOS 1241, the genomic segment AAGTGGACCTCGGGCGCGGTTGTCGCGGTGCGACTGGGCCGTTCGGCCCGCTGCGACTGCGGGAATGGACCGTTCGTGCCGCCGCGGTGGCGCGGCGGGACCGGTCGTGCCCGCACCGGTGTGCGAGTGGACCTTTGGTGCCGCGGCGTGTGTGCGAGTGGACCGTTCGTGCCGCCGCGGCGGCGCGGCGGGGCCAGTCGTGCCCGCAGGCGTCAACGGACCCCTCGCGCCAAAGCGCCGCGAGCGGACCGTTCGCACCCAGGCGCGACCGGTCCCTCACCGCCCCAAAGCGTCCAGCGCGAACGCGGCGTGCATGGCCACCCCGGCCGGCATCGCGGCTTCGTCGAAGATCACCCGGTTCGAGTGGTTCGCGGGGGCCTCCGAGGGCACCAGGCCCGGCGGGCAGGCCCCCAGGAACGCGAACGCCCCCGGAACCCGCTGCAGCACATACGAAAAGTCCTCCGCCCCCATGATCGGGTGGGGGATGGCCTCGACGTTCGCGGCACCGAGGACCGTCTGGCCCAGGGCCAGGACGTCCTGGGCCACCGCGTGGTCGTTCACGGTCGGGGGGTAGCCCGGTTCGATGTCCGCCAGGACGCGGCACCCGTGGGCGGCGCCGACGGACTCACAGACGCGCGGCAGCTCCTCGCGGACCACCGTGCGCGCCGATTCCGAGAGGGTGCGAATGGTCCCTTCGAGCACAGCCGTCTCGGGGATGATGTTGGTCGTCGTCCCCGCGGCGATCCGGGTCACCGAGATCACCGCTGGGTCGAAGACGCCGATGCGGCGCGTGACCATCGTCTGCAGGGCGCCCACCATCGCGGCCGCCGCCGGGACGGGGTCGATGGCGTCCTGCGGCGCGGAGCCGTGGCCGCCGCGGCCGATGACGTCGACGTGGAAGGTGTCGGCGGACGCCATCATCGGGCCGCCGCGGATCTGGAGGCGGCCGCTGGGCGTGTTGGGCATGACGTGGAGGCCGAAGGCGCGGGAGACGCGCGTGCCGGCGGCGTCCAGCACGCCCTCGTGGATCATGAACCGCGCGCCGTGGTGGCCTTCCTCGCCGGGCTGGAACATGAAGACGACCGAACCGGCCAGCGAGTCCACGCGTGAGGCGAGCAGGCGCGCGGCGGACGCGAGCATCGCGACGTGCAGGTCGTGGCCGCAGGCGTGCATGGAGTCGTCGACGTCCGACGAGAACTCCAAGCCTGTGTCCTCGTGCAGCGGCAACGCGTCCATGTCGCCGCGCAGCAGGACCGCCCGCCCCGGGCGCGCGCCGCGCAGCACCGCGGTGAGTGACGTCGTGGTGCGGCCCGCCGTGAACTCCAGCGGCAGGTCGGACAGCGCCGCGCGGATGGTCTGCTGCGTCTCGGGCAGCTGCAGCCCCTGCTCCGGCCGACGGTGCAGCGCGCGGCGGAGCTCGACGGTGCGGTCCTGCAGCTCCCGCGCGGCGCCGAGCAGCCCGCCGTAACGCGCATCGGGGAGAGTCGGCAGGTCGGTGGGTCCGGTCATGGCCTCGATAGTGGCACTCGGGACGCTTCGGGTGCACCGTGCGTGCGTTCGCCTCCGCGGCGGAATACGGTGTGCGCATGGCGGTGCAAGAGCCGGTCACGGGCTTCGCGATGGCAGTGGTCCGAGAAGACGGTCGCTGGCGGTGCAGTGCGTTGGATCCCGCGGCGCTCACGGAGCTCGACGCGGCGATCACCGAGCTGGGGAAACTCCGGTCGACGGGTGCGGCGTTCGGGCTGCTGGCCGTGGACGACGAGTTCTTCGTGATCGTCCGGCCGAGCCCGCGCGGGCCGTCGCTGCTGCTGTCGGACGCGGCGGCGGCGCTGGACTACGACATCGCCGCCGACGTGCTCGACGTCCTGCGCGTCGACCCGCCCGACGAGGACGACGACGCCGTCTGGCCCGAGGGCGACCTCGACATCCTCGCCGATCTCGGGCT encodes:
- a CDS encoding M20 family metallopeptidase gives rise to the protein MTGPTDLPTLPDARYGGLLGAARELQDRTVELRRALHRRPEQGLQLPETQQTIRAALSDLPLEFTAGRTTTSLTAVLRGARPGRAVLLRGDMDALPLHEDTGLEFSSDVDDSMHACGHDLHVAMLASAARLLASRVDSLAGSVVFMFQPGEEGHHGARFMIHEGVLDAAGTRVSRAFGLHVMPNTPSGRLQIRGGPMMASADTFHVDVIGRGGHGSAPQDAIDPVPAAAAMVGALQTMVTRRIGVFDPAVISVTRIAAGTTTNIIPETAVLEGTIRTLSESARTVVREELPRVCESVGAAHGCRVLADIEPGYPPTVNDHAVAQDVLALGQTVLGAANVEAIPHPIMGAEDFSYVLQRVPGAFAFLGACPPGLVPSEAPANHSNRVIFDEAAMPAGVAMHAAFALDALGR
- a CDS encoding tRNA adenosine deaminase-associated protein, yielding MAVQEPVTGFAMAVVREDGRWRCSALDPAALTELDAAITELGKLRSTGAAFGLLAVDDEFFVIVRPSPRGPSLLLSDAAAALDYDIAADVLDVLRVDPPDEDDDAVWPEGDLDILADLGLPGGELEVIVGEVDLYPDEQLQMIAQRCGFATEFSKLLDEL